One stretch of Schlesneria sp. DSM 10557 DNA includes these proteins:
- a CDS encoding FG-GAP repeat domain-containing protein, translated as MLLRVLSVASVLGLLPGILSAGEPRFERIELDATFRSEGVTVGDFNKDGKLDVAAGDVWYAAPDWKRSRYRQPLNQQGQPTEAYDGTKGYSNCFASFTYDLNGDGWDDIIAVGYPGDPFYWYENPKNKEGDWKAHEIWHSACNETVLFTDLNNDGKPELILGSQPERQMGYLTIPATEKCDEKWVFTPISEPGEPHENGTFKYYHGLGTGDVNSDGRIDVIIPHGWWEAPAKLGDGTWTFHPLPLAKDNQGAPLPASNIHVIDLDLDGDNDLILSSAHAFGIWWFENPGKDSSEPFKYHLIDESFSQTHALALVDLVEKNKPALVTGKRFFAHMGSDPGEFQPVVMYWFEIERTKGQPPRFVKHEIEAGRDTGVGTQFSMVDFNRDGRLDVVLSNKKGVNVLLQK; from the coding sequence ATGCTGCTACGCGTGTTGTCTGTTGCATCTGTGCTGGGACTGCTGCCGGGAATCCTGAGTGCGGGCGAGCCGAGGTTTGAACGAATCGAACTGGATGCGACATTTCGATCTGAAGGAGTCACCGTGGGGGACTTCAACAAGGACGGAAAACTCGATGTTGCCGCTGGCGACGTCTGGTATGCCGCTCCCGACTGGAAGCGGTCACGGTATCGGCAGCCGCTCAATCAGCAGGGACAGCCAACCGAGGCATATGACGGCACGAAAGGCTACTCGAACTGCTTTGCCAGTTTTACCTACGACCTGAATGGTGATGGTTGGGATGACATCATTGCTGTCGGCTACCCCGGGGACCCATTCTACTGGTACGAAAACCCCAAAAATAAAGAGGGGGACTGGAAGGCTCACGAGATCTGGCACAGTGCCTGTAATGAGACCGTTCTGTTCACTGACTTAAACAACGATGGCAAGCCCGAACTGATTCTGGGATCACAACCAGAACGTCAGATGGGGTATCTTACGATTCCGGCGACCGAAAAATGCGATGAAAAATGGGTCTTTACCCCCATCAGTGAACCGGGTGAACCTCATGAGAACGGCACGTTCAAGTATTACCACGGGTTGGGGACTGGCGACGTCAATTCGGACGGACGGATCGATGTCATCATCCCCCATGGATGGTGGGAAGCACCGGCGAAGCTCGGCGATGGTACCTGGACGTTCCATCCACTCCCGCTGGCCAAAGACAATCAGGGGGCTCCCCTGCCCGCTTCAAACATCCACGTGATCGACCTCGATCTGGACGGCGACAATGATTTGATCCTCAGTTCAGCTCATGCCTTCGGGATCTGGTGGTTCGAGAATCCCGGCAAGGATTCCTCAGAACCCTTTAAGTATCACTTGATTGACGAATCATTCTCGCAAACCCACGCATTGGCTCTTGTCGATCTGGTAGAGAAGAACAAGCCCGCTCTCGTCACGGGAAAGCGATTCTTCGCTCATATGGGAAGTGATCCCGGCGAGTTTCAGCCGGTCGTGATGTACTGGTTCGAGATCGAACGGACCAAGGGGCAGCCACCCCGATTCGTCAAGCACGAAATTGAAGCGGGTCGGGACACAGGTGTCGGAACGCAGTTCTCCATGGTCGATTTCAATCGTGATGGTCGACTCGACGTCGTGCTTTCCAACAAAAAGGGCGTCAATGTCCTCCTGCAAAAGTAG
- a CDS encoding BlaI/MecI/CopY family transcriptional regulator, whose protein sequence is MAKKKQTAKLSVGELRLMAVLWRLGPLKLSEAYREQPGNVGYTTIQTQLNRLVDKGVAVRSKSRPMRYEALLDPNAAGAGMLQLLVDTVGSGSILPLVQQLVTLRPISKSEALELKEIIDDSVSPRKGVKKAVKRVKAK, encoded by the coding sequence ATGGCGAAGAAGAAGCAAACAGCAAAACTGTCAGTGGGAGAACTGCGCTTAATGGCCGTCCTCTGGCGATTAGGACCTCTCAAACTTTCCGAGGCCTACCGTGAACAGCCTGGGAATGTCGGCTATACCACGATTCAGACGCAGCTTAACCGCCTTGTCGACAAAGGGGTTGCCGTACGGTCGAAGTCTCGACCTATGCGCTACGAAGCTTTACTAGACCCTAATGCGGCCGGGGCCGGAATGTTGCAACTACTGGTCGATACTGTTGGCAGTGGCAGTATCCTTCCCCTGGTTCAGCAACTGGTGACGCTCCGTCCTATCTCCAAAAGCGAGGCACTGGAGTTGAAGGAAATCATCGATGATTCCGTTTCACCCCGAAAGGGAGTAAAGAAGGCTGTGAAGCGTGTGAAAGCCAAATAA
- a CDS encoding glycosyltransferase family 4 protein, protein MHIALIRRFCSLKKAGAERYCVNLFRGLQKLGHQVTVIGEGIDDELRNEVEFVPIHVDRMTSWTRNLSFSANCAKFVRSRPFDIVHGLSRVEGLDTFRLTDPMQTHWVKVWYRNPVSQWFQQLNPRHRAIFELERKLYGPTGVRRVIVQSKLDARLLTQYFGVDESRIRHIVNGVDTSVFHPGVRAERDAVRSELFGQFHSAAPGQAGNDTGETGADVQQDDTPLIIFASMDFRRKGLDSLLAALANAKNRDIRLAVLGAGDIEGYRRIARSLGIERRVYFAGRQSSIARFYGAGDLFVLPTVYEPFPNVNLEAMACGTPVITTATAGGADIIQEGRNGYVIPDAWSVQELTEQIDHFFALPSNVRVAMSDACWQVASRLKVEDNARQVVQLFEEVLREKNAG, encoded by the coding sequence ATGCACATTGCTCTGATCCGCCGTTTCTGCTCGCTGAAAAAGGCGGGAGCTGAACGGTACTGCGTCAATCTTTTTCGGGGGCTGCAAAAACTTGGACACCAGGTCACAGTCATCGGTGAAGGAATTGATGATGAACTCCGCAATGAAGTGGAATTCGTGCCGATTCACGTCGATCGAATGACTTCCTGGACTCGAAACCTATCGTTCTCGGCAAACTGTGCTAAATTCGTGCGTTCCCGCCCCTTCGACATTGTTCACGGGCTGTCACGCGTTGAAGGTCTCGATACCTTTCGTTTAACTGACCCCATGCAGACGCATTGGGTGAAGGTCTGGTACCGCAATCCTGTTTCGCAGTGGTTTCAGCAACTGAACCCTCGACATCGCGCGATCTTCGAACTGGAACGAAAATTGTATGGACCGACGGGGGTTCGTCGGGTGATTGTTCAATCAAAACTCGACGCTCGCCTGCTGACGCAGTACTTTGGCGTTGATGAGTCCCGAATTCGCCATATCGTCAACGGCGTGGATACGAGCGTCTTTCACCCGGGTGTTCGAGCCGAACGGGATGCCGTTCGCAGTGAGCTCTTCGGACAGTTTCATTCGGCGGCTCCTGGTCAGGCGGGGAACGACACCGGAGAAACGGGTGCCGACGTCCAGCAGGACGACACCCCGCTGATCATCTTCGCTTCGATGGATTTCCGCAGAAAGGGGCTCGACTCTCTCTTGGCAGCTCTGGCAAACGCCAAAAATCGCGACATCCGGCTGGCTGTACTGGGGGCAGGTGACATTGAGGGCTACCGCCGCATCGCGCGGTCGTTGGGCATCGAACGACGGGTCTACTTCGCGGGAAGGCAAAGTTCGATCGCGCGATTCTATGGAGCCGGCGATCTGTTCGTCCTGCCGACGGTATATGAGCCTTTCCCGAATGTGAACCTCGAAGCCATGGCTTGCGGGACTCCTGTAATTACAACGGCAACGGCTGGGGGGGCCGACATCATCCAGGAGGGTCGCAATGGATACGTGATCCCGGATGCATGGTCTGTTCAGGAACTGACTGAACAAATCGACCATTTCTTCGCGCTTCCCTCCAATGTTCGGGTGGCGATGAGCGATGCCTGCTGGCAGGTCGCCTCCCGCTTGAAAGTTGAAGATAATGCCCGGCAAGTCGTTCAGCTCTTTGAAGAAGTGCTGCGGGAAAAAAATGCCGGGTGA
- the waaF gene encoding lipopolysaccharide heptosyltransferase II, whose product MKLAIFLPNWIGDVVMATPALRAIRNEFSSAEIVGVMRPYVADVLAGTGLIDRELFYNPRGKDSSQRDISFIRRLRAERCDTVVLLPNSFRSGVLAWLSGARRRVGFARDLRSWLLTDRVVPKSKSTPHPVMDEYLRLADRMGCRSLATKTELAVSPEDQARLDEFWSGRWVTENREWKQITSQSPANYVCLNTGGAFGAAKNWPREYFAELARRIATELNRSVLIVCGPAERDDARWIAEQARHPSVLSLADTPPSIGLTKAAIRSAQLLVTTDSGPRHFAAPFGTPVITLFGPTHIEWSETRYELAEHLQLKLDCGPCQQRECPLKHHRCLRDLSVENVYAAVQRQLQRRSSLPKVA is encoded by the coding sequence GCGATTCGGAACGAATTTTCGTCGGCAGAGATCGTCGGTGTGATGCGTCCTTACGTCGCTGATGTCCTCGCGGGGACGGGACTGATCGATCGTGAGCTGTTCTACAATCCCCGCGGCAAGGATTCGTCCCAGCGGGATATCAGTTTTATTCGCCGCCTGCGTGCGGAGCGATGCGACACGGTTGTCCTTCTGCCGAATTCCTTCCGCAGCGGCGTGCTCGCCTGGTTGTCTGGTGCCCGGCGGCGTGTGGGATTTGCGCGTGATTTGCGGAGCTGGTTGCTGACGGATCGAGTCGTTCCCAAATCGAAATCGACGCCTCATCCGGTGATGGACGAGTATCTGCGTCTGGCCGATCGAATGGGGTGTCGTTCGCTGGCAACGAAGACGGAACTGGCGGTTTCTCCCGAGGACCAGGCACGGCTGGACGAGTTCTGGTCGGGCCGATGGGTCACGGAGAACCGGGAATGGAAGCAGATCACAAGTCAGAGTCCCGCCAACTACGTATGTCTGAATACCGGTGGAGCATTCGGTGCCGCAAAGAACTGGCCCCGAGAATACTTTGCCGAGTTGGCACGTCGCATCGCGACAGAGCTTAACCGTTCGGTCCTGATTGTCTGTGGACCTGCAGAACGGGATGACGCGCGCTGGATTGCGGAACAGGCGCGACATCCTTCGGTGCTGAGTCTGGCTGATACTCCACCCAGCATCGGGTTGACCAAAGCGGCGATTCGCTCGGCCCAGTTGCTGGTCACAACGGATTCCGGGCCACGTCACTTCGCGGCTCCGTTTGGTACGCCCGTCATTACTTTGTTCGGTCCAACGCATATCGAATGGAGTGAAACGCGGTATGAACTGGCAGAGCACCTGCAATTGAAACTTGATTGCGGACCCTGTCAGCAGCGAGAATGCCCATTAAAGCACCACCGCTGTCTGCGGGATCTGAGCGTCGAGAATGTGTACGCTGCAGTGCAGCGTCAACTTCAGCGGCGCTCATCCCTTCCCAAGGTCGCATAG